The Arachis hypogaea cultivar Tifrunner chromosome 19, arahy.Tifrunner.gnm2.J5K5, whole genome shotgun sequence genome has a window encoding:
- the LOC112776141 gene encoding uncharacterized protein, producing MEDTSGKKRVRCDSDDSVLESPEAKRLRDDLLEFFNDADEAPSTQDLDSVMRSLQEEISASPSPAPFPVTSDSGESQPQIGYLQEASDDELGLPPPGNSLVVLEENGEDAAAELVRVSSDSSGIGELWEFEDRIPSYDSFGFENGFAYESNTDYVAFDGLFDHSDVYCDSADFTESWRHESLPAQ from the coding sequence ATGGAAGATACGAGTGGCAAAAAGAGGGTCCGTTGTGACTCGGACGACTCAGTGCTGGAATCGCCCGAGGCGAAGCGACTCAGGGACGATTTACTCGAGTTCTTCAACGACGCCGACGAAGCGCCTTCCACTCAGGATCTTGACTCCGTCATGAGGAGCTTGCAAGAGGAGATTTCCGCGTCTCCCTCGCCAGCTCCGTTCCCTGTGACGTCAGATTCCGGCGAGTCTCAGCCTCAGATCGGTTACCTTCAGGAGGCTTCTGACGACGAGCTTGGCCTTCCGCCGCCGGGGAACTCCTTGGTGGTGCTGGAGGAGAACGGTGAGGACGCTGCGGCTGAGTTGGTACGTGTTTCGTCTGACTCGTCCGGAATAGGCGAGTTATGGGAATTTGAGGATCGGATCCCGAGTTACGACTCGTTTGGTTTTGAAAACGGGTTTGCTTATGAGAGCAACACTGATTACGTAGCTTTTGATGGCCTTTTCGATCACTCTGATGTATATTGTGACTCGGCCGATTTCACTGAGTCGTGGCGGCACGAGTCCTTGCCGGCACAATAG